In a single window of the Solea senegalensis isolate Sse05_10M linkage group LG1, IFAPA_SoseM_1, whole genome shotgun sequence genome:
- the vopp1 gene encoding vesicular, overexpressed in cancer, prosurvival protein 1, with product MEQHSSLAMEQGHTPDGEQHSSLAMEQGHSIDEEQPLDMKDQRRPPSILTTFYRGVVESVLTYCISTWYSNCNSRLQCVEAKKYCWYFEGGYPIYFICRSYEDCCGTRCCVRALSIQRLWYFWVLLMMGVLFCCGAGLFIRRRMYPSPLRDEPAFNVSFTRHPVTTPVSQQPGSMQGFGVNGMTGGDPGVTMTHPAYPAQPGSTHMMMAPYPPPPSYCNHPPPSYEQIFQNGDKK from the exons AtggagcagcacagcagcctcgCCATGGAGCAGGGGCACACCCCCGACGGGGAGCAACACAGCAGTCTTGCCATGGAGCAGGGCCACAGCATCGACGAGGAGCAAC CGTTAGACATGAAGGATCAAAGAAGGCCACCCAGCATCCTCACGACCTTCTACAGAGGTGTAGTTGAGAGCGTCCTGACATACTGCATCTCCACATGGTACTCCAACTGCA ATTCTCGTTTACAGTGTGTGGAAGCCAAGAAGTACTGCTGGTATTTTGAAGGTGGATACCCCATCTACTTCAT atgtCGCTCATATGAAGACTGCTGCGGGACTCGCTGCTGCGTGAGAGCACTTTCCATCCAGAGACTATGGTACTTCTG ggtTCTGCTGATGATGGGAGTGTTGTTCTGCTGCGGCGCCGGTTTGTTCATACGCAGACGCATGTACCCGTCGCCTCTGAGAGATGAGCCAGCGTTCAACGTCTCCTTCACCAGGCATCCCGTCACCACACCgg TTTCCCAGCAGCCAGGAAGTATGCAGGGTTTCGGGGTCAACGGAATGACAGGTGGTGACCCTGGGGTTACCATGACGCACCCAGCGTATCCAGCACAGCCTGGCTCCACCCATATGATGATGGCCCCCTATCCTCCACCTCCGTCTTACTGCAATCACCCGCCACCGTCCTACGAACAAATATTTCAAAACGGTGATAAGAAGTAA